In a genomic window of Hyphomonas sp.:
- a CDS encoding restriction endonuclease subunit S → MKTLDDAADFLSGGTPRKSNPVYWGGSIPWYSASNMDSRYLGDTDVTITPEGLNSGSRIAPAGSTLILVRGSGLFNFVPICFAQKDVAFNQDVKALVPKKGIDPTFLHFWIESLRQDFNENIGTTGIGAGKFDTDFLRNLPFPDIDFYEQVARGIVSSAFDKKIDLLREMNRTLEEIARAVFRAWFVDFEPVRAKAAGATSFRGMPQALFDQLPDSFTPSDLGDIPTGWTVGELSELIDVNPTRSLKKGTTSTYLGMSDVPTSGPTAESWALRDFTSGMRFQNGDTLLARITPCLENGKTALVDFLADREVGWGSTEFMVLGPKNATTKEFIYCLARNEKFREYAIKNMTGTSGRQRVSHESISSYGLAKPPADFLNSFGRMAAPLFYRISANRDEMAVLADLRDTLLPKLISGELPAPDLEALGLTPTEPVEASDGG, encoded by the coding sequence GATTTTCTCTCGGGAGGCACGCCAAGAAAATCCAATCCAGTTTATTGGGGCGGGAGTATTCCTTGGTATTCCGCCTCAAATATGGACTCCCGATATCTCGGAGACACCGACGTTACAATTACACCTGAGGGGCTAAATTCGGGATCGAGAATTGCTCCTGCAGGCTCGACATTGATACTGGTCCGTGGAAGCGGACTATTCAATTTTGTACCGATCTGCTTCGCCCAGAAGGATGTCGCCTTCAATCAAGATGTTAAGGCGCTCGTACCCAAGAAGGGCATCGACCCTACTTTTCTCCATTTCTGGATCGAGTCTCTTCGGCAGGATTTCAACGAAAACATTGGGACAACAGGTATCGGGGCTGGAAAGTTTGATACAGATTTTTTGAGAAACCTTCCGTTCCCTGACATTGATTTTTACGAGCAAGTAGCGCGCGGCATTGTTTCTTCGGCATTCGATAAGAAGATCGATCTCTTGCGGGAGATGAACCGCACGCTGGAGGAGATCGCGCGGGCGGTGTTCCGGGCGTGGTTTGTCGATTTCGAGCCCGTCCGCGCCAAGGCCGCTGGCGCGACCAGCTTCCGCGGCATGCCGCAAGCCCTCTTCGACCAGCTCCCCGACAGCTTCACCCCCTCCGACCTCGGCGACATCCCGACCGGGTGGACGGTGGGAGAGCTATCAGAACTCATAGATGTAAACCCGACGAGATCACTCAAGAAGGGCACCACGTCTACTTATCTCGGCATGTCCGACGTTCCGACTTCTGGCCCCACGGCAGAGAGTTGGGCGCTTAGAGACTTCACATCGGGCATGCGCTTCCAAAACGGCGACACCCTGCTCGCCCGCATTACGCCCTGCCTTGAAAACGGCAAAACCGCTCTTGTTGATTTTCTGGCTGACCGAGAGGTCGGCTGGGGATCGACGGAGTTTATGGTCCTTGGTCCGAAAAATGCGACGACCAAAGAGTTCATCTATTGTCTGGCGCGCAACGAAAAATTTCGCGAGTACGCAATCAAAAACATGACGGGCACCAGTGGTCGGCAACGCGTTAGCCACGAGTCCATATCCAGCTATGGATTAGCGAAGCCGCCTGCGGATTTTCTGAATAGCTTTGGGCGAATGGCCGCGCCGTTATTCTATCGCATTTCGGCCAATCGCGACGAGATGGCCGTGCTAGCCGACCTGCGCGACACACTGCTCCCCAAGCTCATTTCCGGCGAACTGCCCGCCCCGGACCTTGAAGCCCTCGGCCTGACCCCCACCGAACCAGTGGAGGCAAGCGATGGCGGATGA
- a CDS encoding abortive infection family protein produces the protein MADETYAFRLTACRELMDSHPESLVLRQQVEALEEAMPDRPGIAVSFCRTLIETTCKTILIDRGQTPDDAWEAPKLISETTKFLHLGVHDNGHTDAKLKSGSEKLVRGVNSIIDGIVEIRNAHGTAAHGSDAYAPMLDARYAEILARATDAVVGLLFKSHLNSSRGKQLSRLRYSDYLDLNTWIDENLEAWVDIGRNTIAIIDTPVLLSKALFEQDPTGYQTAFNAFIEEQKILEAETADTETREADA, from the coding sequence ATGGCGGATGAGACCTACGCCTTCCGCCTGACCGCCTGCCGGGAGCTGATGGACAGCCATCCGGAGTCGCTTGTGCTGCGACAGCAGGTCGAAGCCCTCGAAGAAGCGATGCCTGACAGGCCGGGCATCGCTGTTTCCTTTTGCCGGACGCTGATTGAAACGACCTGCAAAACGATCCTGATTGACCGGGGGCAAACGCCCGACGATGCATGGGAAGCGCCGAAGCTGATCTCGGAAACAACCAAATTCCTGCATCTCGGCGTTCATGATAACGGGCACACAGATGCCAAACTGAAAAGTGGCTCAGAAAAACTGGTTCGCGGGGTCAATTCAATCATCGATGGCATTGTCGAGATTCGAAACGCTCATGGAACGGCAGCACATGGCTCAGATGCTTATGCGCCTATGCTGGATGCACGCTACGCCGAAATCCTAGCCCGCGCCACGGACGCTGTAGTTGGGCTGTTATTCAAGTCTCATCTAAATTCGTCGCGGGGAAAACAATTATCACGTTTGAGGTATAGCGACTATTTAGATTTGAATACGTGGATCGATGAAAACTTGGAAGCGTGGGTTGATATAGGCAGAAACACAATCGCAATCATCGATACACCTGTGCTCTTAAGCAAAGCACTATTCGAACAAGATCCAACTGGTTATCAAACCGCCTTTAACGCGTTTATCGAAGAGCAAAAAATTCTTGAAGCCGAAACAGCCGACACAGAAACAAGGGAGGCCGACGCATGA
- a CDS encoding type I restriction endonuclease subunit R: protein MARGADISPGGDRPLRDSYENVVLMPRLMAALRRLNPDFDEDAIHAAATTVSRPPEPTLEQNNRWFHRLLTDGVDVEYRNAAGETRGDKARLFNWRDPSLNDFLVVYQLTVVNGETRRRPDLTVFLNGLPVAVIELKDPSNEDATLWTAYDQLQDYKAAIPALFAYNEIMVISDGDQSRVGSLTADQDRFTPWRSIKDDRYPGEPTLENVITGLFWPRALVDYLAHCVVFEEDERTGRIIKKIGGYHQFRAVRKARERVKSALKPAGDGRGGVVWHTQGSGKSLTMLMLSGALVADAALENPTIIVVTDRNDLDGQLFATFAEGRALLRQDPEQAEDRDDLTAKLTRASGGVIFTTIQKFEERNDPISERSNIVVLADEAHRSQYGFLKGGARWMRENLPNATFVGFTGTPVEGDDRSTRGVFGSDVDIYDIKQAIDDNATVPIFYEMQLIKLLPDDAGIAEAERLISEAADAEDAGTAEESDIAVPLEELAGAKARLETLAANIVSHYENRSEVIDGKAMIVCMSRDICMDLYDEITALRPNWHADADDAGAIKVVMDANVGKTPRKGETKEAFEARKERTKYHGRTKVRREKLAARIKDNADPLRLVIVCDMWLTGFDCPSLHTMYLDKPLAGHNLMQAIARVNRVFGDKPGGVVVDYLGIADQLRDAIQTYTQAGGEGKPVERIQDQAVPLMMRHAEELATFFGEFDYMALVQGTEADQLGAIIDGANFVLKQENGKKRFNDMTASLSRAFALSVPRPETHNVRDHLSFYQNVRAAIKKRFDDGNGKSSNTTSSAVKQVISGAIRTDGVIDLFEVAGIPDTNVGILSNDFLDRLAALPQKNLALETLKKLLGDQIRTRERINIVQSRGFRESLESVLVRYSNRAISTAQVIEELIGLAKTISTAIAEGEETGLGEDEVAFYQALADNASAKDVMQDETLKLIARELAESIKRKATLDWTQRDAVRADMRRTVRRLLAKYGYPPDAQEAATQLVIRQAELMAERQI from the coding sequence GTGGCGCGCGGCGCGGATATTTCCCCCGGCGGAGACAGGCCGTTGCGCGATAGTTACGAAAATGTCGTCCTGATGCCGCGCCTGATGGCGGCGCTGCGGCGGCTCAATCCCGATTTTGACGAAGACGCCATCCACGCGGCGGCCACGACGGTTTCCCGCCCGCCAGAACCGACACTGGAGCAGAATAATCGCTGGTTCCATCGCCTGCTGACTGATGGCGTCGATGTCGAGTATCGAAACGCCGCTGGCGAAACACGCGGCGACAAGGCGCGGTTGTTTAACTGGCGCGATCCATCCTTGAACGACTTTCTCGTGGTCTACCAGCTGACCGTGGTCAACGGTGAAACCCGCCGCCGCCCGGACCTCACTGTCTTCCTAAACGGCCTTCCGGTCGCGGTGATCGAGCTGAAAGATCCGAGTAATGAGGATGCAACGCTCTGGACGGCTTATGATCAGTTGCAGGACTATAAGGCAGCCATCCCAGCTCTGTTCGCCTACAACGAAATCATGGTCATCAGCGATGGCGACCAGTCGCGCGTCGGCTCACTGACCGCCGATCAGGACCGGTTCACGCCCTGGCGCTCCATCAAGGATGACCGCTATCCCGGCGAACCGACGCTGGAAAATGTCATCACCGGCCTGTTCTGGCCTCGGGCGCTTGTTGACTATCTCGCCCACTGCGTCGTGTTCGAGGAAGACGAGCGCACCGGGCGCATCATCAAGAAGATTGGCGGCTATCATCAGTTCCGCGCCGTGCGCAAAGCCCGCGAGCGTGTGAAATCTGCCCTGAAGCCAGCAGGCGACGGCAGAGGCGGCGTCGTCTGGCACACGCAAGGCTCCGGCAAGAGCCTGACCATGCTGATGCTGTCCGGCGCTTTGGTGGCTGACGCGGCGCTGGAGAACCCGACCATCATCGTTGTGACCGACCGCAACGACCTTGACGGCCAGCTGTTTGCCACCTTTGCGGAAGGGCGCGCCTTGCTGCGTCAGGACCCTGAGCAAGCCGAAGACCGCGATGACCTGACCGCCAAACTCACCCGCGCGTCCGGCGGCGTGATCTTTACCACGATCCAGAAATTCGAAGAGCGCAACGACCCGATCAGCGAGCGCAGCAACATTGTCGTCCTCGCCGATGAAGCCCATCGCAGCCAGTATGGCTTCCTCAAAGGCGGCGCGCGCTGGATGCGCGAAAACCTGCCGAACGCGACTTTTGTTGGCTTTACGGGGACGCCCGTTGAGGGCGATGACCGCTCAACGCGCGGCGTCTTTGGCTCCGATGTTGATATCTACGACATCAAGCAGGCGATCGACGACAATGCGACCGTCCCGATCTTCTATGAGATGCAGCTCATCAAATTGCTGCCCGACGATGCCGGCATCGCAGAAGCTGAGCGTTTGATCTCTGAGGCGGCGGACGCGGAAGATGCTGGAACGGCTGAGGAAAGTGATATTGCCGTCCCATTGGAAGAGCTCGCAGGCGCAAAGGCGCGGCTGGAAACCCTCGCGGCGAATATCGTCTCACACTATGAGAACCGCTCAGAGGTGATCGACGGCAAGGCGATGATCGTCTGCATGAGCCGCGACATCTGCATGGACCTCTATGACGAGATCACCGCCCTGCGTCCGAACTGGCACGCGGACGCGGATGACGCGGGCGCGATCAAGGTTGTTATGGACGCCAATGTCGGCAAGACGCCGCGAAAAGGTGAAACCAAAGAGGCCTTCGAGGCGCGAAAAGAACGAACGAAATATCACGGACGAACGAAGGTTCGCCGTGAAAAACTTGCAGCCCGCATTAAAGACAATGCCGACCCGCTTCGACTGGTGATCGTTTGCGACATGTGGCTGACAGGTTTCGACTGCCCGTCGCTGCATACGATGTATTTGGACAAGCCTTTGGCCGGGCACAATCTCATGCAGGCGATTGCTAGGGTTAACCGCGTGTTCGGCGACAAGCCCGGCGGGGTTGTGGTCGACTATCTCGGTATCGCGGACCAGCTCCGCGACGCGATCCAGACGTATACACAGGCAGGCGGCGAAGGGAAACCTGTCGAGCGGATTCAGGATCAGGCTGTGCCGCTCATGATGCGTCACGCAGAGGAACTCGCCACCTTCTTCGGCGAGTTTGACTACATGGCACTGGTTCAGGGCACCGAAGCAGATCAGCTGGGCGCAATCATCGACGGCGCGAATTTTGTGCTTAAACAGGAGAACGGCAAGAAGCGCTTCAACGATATGACGGCCAGTCTCTCAAGGGCATTCGCATTATCGGTTCCGAGGCCGGAAACGCATAATGTCCGCGATCACCTGTCATTCTACCAGAACGTCCGTGCCGCGATCAAAAAGCGCTTCGATGATGGCAATGGAAAGTCTTCAAACACGACATCGTCGGCCGTAAAGCAGGTCATTTCCGGCGCGATCCGCACAGATGGCGTCATAGACCTCTTCGAAGTCGCCGGTATACCTGACACAAATGTAGGCATCCTCTCAAACGACTTCCTGGATCGCCTCGCTGCCTTGCCACAAAAGAACCTCGCGCTGGAAACGCTGAAGAAACTGCTCGGCGATCAGATTCGCACGCGAGAGAGGATTAACATCGTCCAATCCCGAGGTTTCCGGGAGTCGCTGGAAAGCGTGCTTGTCCGATATTCGAACCGGGCAATCTCTACAGCTCAGGTCATTGAAGAGCTGATCGGCCTTGCAAAAACAATATCCACAGCAATTGCCGAAGGCGAAGAAACCGGCCTCGGGGAAGATGAGGTGGCCTTCTATCAAGCGCTCGCTGACAATGCGTCGGCCAAGGACGTAATGCAGGATGAAACGCTCAAGCTGATCGCGAGAGAGCTCGCAGAAAGCATCAAGCGCAAGGCAACGCTTGACTGGACGCAGCGCGATGCCGTTCGGGCTGACATGAGACGCACGGTCCGGCGACTACTGGCGAAGTATGGATATCCTCCGGATGCGCAGGAAGCTGCAACCCAATTGGTCATCCGGCAAGCGGAGCTCATGGCCGAGCGGCAAATTTGA
- a CDS encoding DUF2285 domain-containing protein gives MKTFALETNAETAAYDYLSRLSSDRWAWEYVRRNDDFRDDAASRTDDDISEKKADCADIRILRSRVPQTLAERWGLVFMPDPDLNGFDADAVWSHYVFPDQVEVNCTPRKPGQSCDIWDRTVPHCSITHITDRSAREYLLLRGNDCVVQVHCTGQTLLGLEPVRMKLQISDMKAYERKLKLQKEAFRLYGKGPNTSAARWTKTTQILRNGVIALDCLKAGMSQREIASLLHGPKTVAEEWGVDGSSLRASIRYVISKAEGLRDGGYLVELLGARLGGDRQAA, from the coding sequence ATGAAGACCTTTGCGCTTGAAACCAATGCGGAAACAGCCGCTTACGACTATCTCTCGCGTCTTTCATCGGACCGCTGGGCCTGGGAATATGTGCGTCGCAATGACGACTTTCGCGACGATGCGGCAAGTCGCACAGACGACGACATTTCCGAAAAGAAAGCCGATTGCGCCGACATCCGCATCCTGCGTTCGCGCGTGCCTCAGACCCTGGCTGAGCGCTGGGGCCTTGTTTTCATGCCCGATCCGGACCTGAACGGCTTCGACGCGGACGCCGTGTGGAGCCACTATGTCTTCCCCGACCAGGTCGAGGTGAACTGCACGCCGCGCAAGCCGGGCCAGAGCTGCGATATCTGGGATCGCACCGTGCCCCATTGCAGCATCACGCACATCACGGACCGCTCCGCCCGCGAATATCTTCTGCTACGCGGCAATGATTGTGTCGTGCAGGTGCACTGCACGGGCCAGACGTTGCTGGGACTGGAACCCGTGCGTATGAAGCTGCAAATTTCGGATATGAAGGCCTATGAGCGCAAGCTGAAGCTCCAGAAGGAAGCCTTCCGGCTTTATGGAAAGGGGCCGAACACATCGGCAGCGCGCTGGACGAAGACCACGCAAATCCTGCGCAATGGCGTCATCGCGCTTGATTGCCTGAAGGCCGGGATGAGCCAGAGAGAAATCGCTTCACTGCTCCACGGGCCGAAAACGGTCGCCGAGGAATGGGGCGTCGATGGCAGTTCGCTGCGGGCATCCATCCGCTATGTCATCTCCAAAGCCGAAGGCCTGCGCGATGGCGGCTATCTCGTGGAGCTCCTGGGAGCGCGCCTCGGCGGAGATCGTCAGGCAGCCTGA
- the trbB gene encoding P-type conjugative transfer ATPase TrbB — MSPSPHQLETETRRTAMLRTAFCPVVREALEAPDTIEIMANPDGSVWIEKAGIGLIVSKHTLAPSDRERVIRLVASGVGEAAGRTSPIVSAELPGSGERFEGLLPPVSTAPCFAIRKPASTPFQLGDYVAQGALAPALAAALKHSIAARTNILIAGGTSSGKTTFTNALLAESSLHDDRIVILEDTRELRCAAPNVVQLRTHREAATLQDLVRSTLRMRPDRIIVGEVRGAEALDLLKAWNTGHPGGITTLHANSAHGALTRLEQLTLEATPRAPFDLIAEAIDVVVFMSRAGGQRRVEEALRVTGFDSEGYQTAPLVSRSLSLVQHGETQ; from the coding sequence ATGTCACCTTCACCGCACCAACTGGAGACAGAAACCCGTCGCACAGCGATGCTGCGCACGGCATTCTGCCCGGTGGTGCGCGAGGCCTTGGAAGCGCCTGATACGATCGAGATCATGGCCAATCCGGACGGTTCGGTGTGGATCGAGAAGGCCGGCATCGGTCTAATCGTTTCCAAACACACACTTGCCCCTTCAGACCGCGAGCGCGTCATCCGCCTGGTCGCCTCCGGGGTGGGAGAGGCTGCAGGCCGCACCTCCCCGATCGTCTCTGCAGAACTCCCCGGCAGCGGCGAGCGGTTCGAAGGGCTTCTCCCACCTGTTTCGACAGCGCCATGTTTCGCCATCCGCAAACCCGCGTCGACACCCTTTCAACTCGGCGATTATGTTGCTCAGGGCGCGCTGGCACCGGCGCTCGCAGCGGCACTCAAACACTCAATTGCAGCGCGCACAAACATCCTGATTGCCGGCGGAACATCCTCGGGCAAGACGACCTTCACGAATGCGCTGCTGGCAGAGTCCTCACTTCACGACGACCGCATCGTCATTCTCGAAGACACACGCGAGCTGAGATGCGCTGCACCCAATGTCGTCCAGTTGCGAACCCATCGCGAGGCCGCGACCCTTCAGGATCTCGTGCGATCAACGCTCCGTATGCGTCCTGACCGGATCATTGTCGGCGAGGTACGCGGGGCTGAAGCCCTCGATCTGTTGAAGGCCTGGAACACGGGCCATCCCGGCGGGATCACGACGCTCCATGCGAACTCCGCCCACGGCGCGCTCACCCGGCTTGAACAGTTGACGCTGGAGGCCACGCCCCGCGCACCCTTCGATCTCATCGCTGAGGCGATCGATGTCGTCGTTTTCATGAGCCGCGCCGGCGGTCAGCGCCGCGTTGAAGAAGCGCTGCGCGTCACCGGCTTTGACAGCGAGGGGTATCAGACCGCCCCGCTCGTCTCCCGTTCCTTGTCCCTCGTCCAACATGGAGAAACCCAATGA
- a CDS encoding TrbC/VirB2 family protein, with the protein MTLCNHLQTVNRTVQVAACIGIGILIAGPAHAAGSGMPWEGPLDQILTSIEGPVARIVAVIIITITGLTLAFGETSGGMRKLIQIVFGLSIAFAATSFFLTFFSFGGGALV; encoded by the coding sequence ATGACGCTCTGCAATCACCTCCAGACCGTGAACCGAACGGTCCAGGTCGCGGCCTGTATCGGCATCGGCATTCTTATCGCAGGGCCCGCCCATGCGGCCGGCTCCGGCATGCCGTGGGAAGGCCCGCTCGACCAGATCCTGACCTCGATTGAAGGCCCGGTCGCGCGCATCGTCGCGGTCATCATCATCACCATTACGGGGCTCACGCTGGCCTTTGGTGAGACAAGCGGCGGCATGCGCAAGCTGATCCAGATCGTGTTCGGCCTCTCCATCGCCTTCGCCGCGACCTCGTTTTTCCTGACCTTCTTCTCATTCGGCGGCGGAGCGCTCGTCTGA
- a CDS encoding VirB3 family type IV secretion system protein, whose product MADGYEIPLHRSLTEPILMAGAPRTAAIAIGTLAAAVGLGLQLWIPGLVLWAVGHSAAVFMARSDPDFMAVAGRSTRHKEHLTC is encoded by the coding sequence ATGGCCGACGGCTATGAAATCCCCCTCCACCGGTCCCTGACCGAGCCGATCCTGATGGCGGGCGCGCCGCGCACGGCCGCTATCGCCATCGGCACGCTCGCGGCTGCTGTCGGCCTCGGCCTCCAGCTCTGGATACCGGGCCTCGTCCTCTGGGCGGTGGGGCATTCGGCGGCTGTGTTCATGGCCAGAAGCGATCCGGATTTCATGGCCGTCGCAGGCCGCTCGACGCGCCACAAGGAGCATCTGACATGTTGA
- the trbE gene encoding conjugal transfer protein TrbE, with the protein MLNLREYAETPVLLADYLPWACLVAPGVVLNKDGSFQTTFKYRGPDLESSTEEELVSVTARVNNVLRRFGSGWALFFEAQRHEVHDYPETDFSDALSWLVDQERALQAEEASARFESAYYLTLLWLPPADATGRAEKALIQRAETEDAATWRHRLETFEQHAGRVFDLLSTCLAEIAKLSDDETLTYLHSTISTKRHPVVTPELPVFLDAVLADEPFAGGLEPMIGAAHLRTLTILGFPASTLPGILDELNRQGFAYRWATRFIAMDKAEAEKVLGKKRRHWFAKRKSIGAVLRETMFNEQAALVDNDADNKAVDADAALQELGSDLVSYGYVTTTITVADPDRRTVDEHISVAERIVNGRGFTAIRETLNAVDAWLGSLPGHPYANVRQPILHTLNLAHMVPLSAVWAGKETNHQLQAPALIQAQTDGTTPFRLNLHIGDVGHTLVVGPTGAGKSVLLSLLALQWKRYKGAQVFIFDKGRSARAATLCMGGAHIDLGGSHAPSLQPLKDIDTEHGASFAADWLAGLCTNEGVAMTPDLKARLWEAIQSLSSAPEPERTLTGLSLMLQDDTLKSALHPFTLEGPHGRLLDADHESLSLADTATFEMEELMHVKGAVAPVITCLFHRLEARFDGKPTLLILDEAWLFLDDPMFAARIREWLKTLRKKNVSVVFATQSLADIANSSIAPALVESCPTRIFLPNERAQEPQSRETYQRFGLNARQIELISRATPKRDYYYQSPLGARVFDLGLGPIALSVCGASSPEDQARLDRIWAETEGDGFAACWLIEKGLPWAAELLTRWPGHAPESEAHTSFHPAQFLAAE; encoded by the coding sequence ATGTTGAACCTCAGAGAATATGCAGAAACACCAGTCTTGCTGGCCGACTATCTCCCATGGGCCTGTCTCGTCGCGCCGGGCGTCGTCCTCAACAAGGATGGCAGTTTCCAGACGACATTCAAATATCGCGGCCCTGACCTCGAAAGCTCCACCGAGGAAGAACTCGTTTCGGTCACGGCTCGGGTCAATAATGTGCTGCGCCGGTTCGGATCCGGCTGGGCGCTCTTCTTCGAAGCGCAGCGCCATGAAGTGCATGACTACCCGGAGACGGACTTTTCCGATGCGCTGTCCTGGCTCGTCGATCAGGAACGCGCGCTGCAAGCGGAGGAAGCCAGCGCCCGCTTCGAGAGTGCCTATTATCTGACCCTGCTCTGGCTGCCGCCCGCCGATGCCACGGGCCGCGCCGAGAAAGCTCTGATCCAACGTGCCGAAACCGAAGACGCCGCGACCTGGCGTCACCGGCTGGAAACGTTCGAGCAGCACGCAGGCCGCGTCTTCGACCTCCTCTCCACCTGCCTCGCGGAGATCGCAAAGCTCTCAGACGATGAGACGCTGACCTACCTACACTCGACCATCTCGACGAAGCGCCATCCGGTCGTCACGCCCGAGCTCCCCGTCTTCCTCGACGCGGTGCTGGCTGATGAGCCCTTCGCGGGCGGTCTGGAACCCATGATCGGGGCGGCGCACCTCCGCACCCTGACCATTCTCGGGTTTCCGGCCTCGACCCTGCCCGGCATCCTTGATGAGCTCAACCGGCAGGGCTTTGCCTATCGCTGGGCGACGCGGTTCATTGCCATGGACAAGGCCGAGGCCGAAAAGGTCCTCGGCAAGAAGCGCCGGCACTGGTTCGCCAAGCGCAAATCCATCGGCGCGGTCCTGCGCGAGACCATGTTCAATGAACAGGCGGCGCTCGTCGACAATGATGCCGACAACAAGGCCGTCGATGCCGATGCCGCCCTGCAGGAGCTTGGCAGTGATCTTGTGTCCTACGGATACGTCACAACCACGATTACGGTTGCTGATCCGGACAGGCGCACCGTGGACGAACATATCAGCGTGGCCGAGCGCATCGTGAATGGGCGCGGCTTCACCGCGATCCGCGAGACGCTGAACGCCGTCGATGCCTGGCTTGGAAGCCTGCCCGGTCACCCCTATGCCAATGTCCGCCAGCCGATCCTGCACACGCTGAACCTTGCCCATATGGTGCCGCTCTCGGCGGTCTGGGCCGGCAAAGAAACCAATCACCAATTGCAAGCCCCCGCGCTCATTCAGGCGCAGACCGATGGCACGACGCCGTTCCGCCTGAACCTGCATATCGGTGATGTCGGGCATACGCTGGTCGTCGGCCCGACCGGCGCGGGCAAGTCCGTGCTGCTCTCGCTGCTCGCGCTGCAATGGAAGCGCTATAAGGGGGCGCAGGTCTTTATCTTCGACAAGGGGCGCTCGGCCCGCGCGGCGACGCTTTGCATGGGCGGCGCGCATATTGATCTCGGCGGCAGTCATGCTCCGAGCCTCCAGCCGCTGAAAGACATCGACACCGAACACGGCGCGAGCTTTGCCGCAGACTGGCTGGCAGGCCTCTGCACCAATGAAGGCGTCGCGATGACGCCGGACCTCAAGGCCCGGCTGTGGGAAGCGATCCAGTCTCTTAGCTCAGCGCCTGAACCCGAGCGCACGCTGACAGGCCTCAGCCTGATGCTGCAGGACGACACGCTCAAATCGGCGCTGCATCCGTTCACGCTCGAAGGTCCGCATGGGCGGCTTCTCGATGCCGATCATGAAAGCCTCAGCCTCGCGGACACCGCCACCTTCGAGATGGAAGAGCTGATGCACGTAAAGGGCGCGGTGGCCCCGGTCATCACTTGCCTGTTCCACCGGCTTGAAGCGCGGTTTGACGGCAAGCCAACACTCCTGATCCTCGATGAGGCCTGGCTGTTCCTTGATGATCCCATGTTCGCGGCACGCATTCGCGAATGGCTCAAGACCTTGCGCAAGAAGAACGTGTCTGTCGTGTTCGCGACGCAAAGCCTTGCCGACATTGCGAACTCAAGCATTGCGCCAGCCCTCGTCGAGTCCTGCCCCACACGGATATTCCTGCCGAATGAGCGCGCACAGGAACCGCAGTCCCGCGAGACCTATCAGCGGTTCGGGCTTAACGCCCGCCAGATCGAACTGATCAGCCGGGCGACACCGAAGCGTGACTATTACTACCAGTCGCCGCTGGGCGCCCGCGTGTTCGATCTCGGCCTCGGGCCGATCGCCCTCTCAGTCTGCGGCGCATCCTCGCCGGAAGATCAGGCCCGCCTGGATCGTATCTGGGCCGAGACGGAAGGGGACGGGTTCGCGGCCTGCTGGCTCATCGAAAAGGGTCTGCCCTGGGCGGCGGAACTTCTGACCCGCTGGCCCGGCCATGCGCCGGAGTCCGAAGCGCACACTTCCTTCCATCCCGCCCAATTCCTTGCCGCCGAATAG
- the trbJ gene encoding P-type conjugative transfer protein TrbJ: MKRFLASALICAAPLSILIVPPAAAQWTVYDPANHIQNIYQAIRSLQEVNQQIQQLTHEIEMLENMARDLEALPDSIADDILRRMRRIEDLMREAEGIGYRVEEIERDYEEIYPEDYGSEPPRQAVLVEEARARWRQSRTAYRESLTVTAQVVSTARADSDSLDRLIADSQSAVGNLQVAQAGNQIAALQTEQLMQMEAMMAAHYRAEALERARQLAEAERGRARTRAFLGE, encoded by the coding sequence ATGAAACGTTTCCTTGCCTCCGCCCTGATCTGCGCCGCGCCGCTTTCCATCCTCATCGTGCCGCCCGCCGCCGCCCAATGGACGGTCTATGACCCGGCCAACCACATCCAGAACATCTACCAGGCCATCCGCTCTCTTCAGGAAGTGAACCAGCAAATCCAGCAGCTCACCCATGAGATCGAAATGCTGGAGAATATGGCGCGCGATCTCGAAGCACTGCCCGATAGCATTGCCGACGACATATTGCGCCGTATGCGCCGCATCGAAGACCTGATGCGCGAGGCCGAAGGCATCGGCTACCGCGTCGAGGAGATCGAGCGCGACTATGAAGAGATCTACCCGGAAGACTATGGCAGTGAACCGCCGCGACAGGCCGTGCTCGTCGAAGAGGCCCGCGCCCGCTGGCGCCAGTCTCGCACGGCTTATCGCGAGAGCCTGACCGTCACAGCGCAGGTCGTCTCCACAGCGCGGGCTGACAGTGACAGCCTCGACCGGCTGATCGCGGACAGCCAGTCCGCCGTGGGCAATCTCCAGGTGGCGCAGGCCGGCAACCAGATCGCGGCGCTGCAGACCGAGCAGCTCATGCAGATGGAAGCCATGATGGCGGCCCATTACCGCGCCGAAGCACTGGAGCGCGCCCGCCAGCTCGCCGAGGCCGAACGTGGCCGCGCCCGCACCCGGGCCTTTCTCGGAGAGTAG